Within the Candidatus Thermoplasmatota archaeon genome, the region TATCTGTGCTGTAAGACGGAGAGTTCGCCTCTCGGGCCGATCTCATCGTAAATCATCGTTATGACAATCTGATTCTCGCCTTCGGCGCTTTCCCACTCAACCTCATCGACGAAAGACCGCATCGACTCTCGCACAGCGTCCGATCGAGACCTGAAGCCCTTGGTGGCAAGAACCTCGTCGAAGCGTCCGAGAAGCTCCTCAGGGACGGATATGCTGACAATTGCCATCTTCTCACCACCGAAGATGTACAGGCAGACTATTTCAGACTTAGCAGGGAGTGGGCCAAATCAAAACGGCTCTGAGTACCGACTTCGATGCGCCCAATCCTACAGTCTCCCAAGTCTTTTCAGGATCTCCTCAGGTGCAGAGACAAGTGCCGCACGAATCTCTTCAGGTAGCATCCCCGCTCCCCGAGCAACAGTGTTCGAGAAAGCCATCGAGCTCAGGTCCTCTGTGGAATGGGCATCAGTGTTGACAACGAGTTTCGCCTTCATCTCCCTCGCGAGCGATGCGACATGACCATTGGCAAGTGAATGGCCTCCACGGCACGTGATCTCCAGATAGACATCGTTCTCGGCAGCGAGTTCCACCTCATCAGCAGATATCATGCCCGGGTGTGCTAGGATGTCCACATCCGGGTTCGCCACCGCCTTTCCATTCGTCCCCTTCTCCACCGGCTCGACGGGGGTCTCGCCATGAACGACTATCAACTCCGCCCCCGCCTTCCGCGACTTCCTTATCGCGTCGTCCAGATACCTGACGGGGACATGGGTCAGCTCCACGCCAGGAATCGCCTGAATGCCCCAGGCATCGGATTTCTCGCAGTCTTTCTCAAGTGCTCTGACGACCTCTTCGATGTTGGAGAAGGATGCGTGGTCCGTCAGGGCGATCGCGCGGTGGTCGGCAGCCGCTGCCCTTCTGATCATCTCCATCGGGAGAAGATCGCCGTCGCTCAAGGTCGTGTGCATATGGAAATCGCATCGTCTAGCCCTCATTTCCTTCGTCCCTCCAGTTCCCCATAGATGTCATCCATCGTTATGCCTTCGTCGAACAGCAGGACCATCAGATGATACAGCAGGTCCCCTGCCTCATATACTATCTCCTCTCTGGATTTGTCCTTCGCCGCGATGATGACCTCCGAGCTCTCCTCGGCGATCTTCTTCAGGAGAAGGTTCCTGTTCTTAAGCAGCTTGACAGTGTATGACGATTCAGACTCGGTCGCCTTCCGCTCGGCGAATACCTTCCACAATTGAGAGACCACATCGCTCTGGTGGATTGGCTCCTTGTAGAAGCACGAATAGCTCCCCGTATGACATGCAACCCCCGTCTGCTCGACCCTTGCCAACATCGCGTCTCCGTCGCAGTCGGTCATGAGTTCGACGCACTTCTGGAAGTTTCCGGAGGTCTCCCCCTTCTTCCAGATCGCGTTTCTCGACCTGCTCCAGTAATGCATCAAACCTGTCTTCTTAGTCAGCTTAAGCGCCTCTTCGTTCATGTAGGCGAGCATCAGAACGTTGTTATTCCTAACATCCTGTACAATCACCGGCACAAGCTCTTGCTTCTCGCTCATTATCCCGCACCCTTCCTTATTGAAACGCCTTTCGATTCAAGGACCCGCTTGACATCGGCGACCGTGTGCTCGCCGAAGTGAAATATCGATGCTGCGAGGGCTGCATCCGCCTCACCCTTGGTCAGCACTTCGAAGATATGATCGATGGTGCCGCAGCCGCCGGAGGCTATGACAGGCACATTCACAGCACGAACCACCTGCCTAGTCAGCTCTATATCGAAGCCCATCTTCGTTCCATCGGCGTCCATGCTCGTGAGGAGTATCTCCCCAGCTCCTCTCTCGCATACCTCCTTGGACCATTCTATTGCATCGATTCCAGTCGCTCTCGTGCCCGAGTAAGTGAATACTTCCCAACAGTCATTGCTACTGCGCTTGGCATCTATCGCGACCACCATGCATTGGCTCCCGAACGCCTCAGCACACTCCGCTATCAGGGATGGTTTCTCGACGGCAGCGCTGTTTATCGAGGTCTTGTCGGCGCCAGCCTTGAGCGTCGCCCTGACGTCTGCGAACGATCTGATGCCCCCGCCGACGGTCAGCGGAATGAACAAGGTCTCCGCGGTCTTCTGAACCGCCGCGCGAAGGGTCTCCGCTCCCGCGACCGACGCGTTCACATCAAGGAACACTATCTCATCGGCTCCCTGGTTCTGGTATTCGACCGCCAGTTCGGGTGGATCACCCACGCTCCTGAGGTTCTTGAAGCACACGCCCTTGACGACTACGCCATCCTTGACGTCCAGACAAGGTATGATCCGCTTCGTCAAAGGCATCAGGCGATCCTCCACTTCACATTCGATTTCGTTGACAACGTCGTCGCGGAGGAAGCCATCGCGTCCTTGAGAGCTAGTCCGAGTGCTTTGAAGGTGGCTTCGACTATGTGATGATGGTCCTTCCCCCTCAAGACCACCGAGTGCACAGTGGCTCTGAGCTCCATCGCGAATGACCGCACGAAATGCTCGTACATCTGGTCTGGGACATCGAAGTGCGCGAACGGTCTGTCGATGAGGTCGACCGTGACCTGTACTAAGGACTCATCCATCGGGACTGTGGCGCTTGCTATCCTCTTGATTGGTCCATCGCCCAAGGCCTCCCTGAAAGCCCGGCCGATAGCGATTGCCACATCCTCTACGAGGTGGTGCGCGATGTCTCCTTCTGCAGTGATTTCGAGGTCGACCCCCGAGTACTTGGCAAGAGTCTCCACCATGTGCCTCAGGAACTCGTCCGGCATCTCGCACTTGCACCTGCCGGAGCCGTCGATGTTGAGCTTCAATCTGATGATCGTCTCCTTCGTCTTCCTAGTCAATTCTGCCTTTCGGGCACTTCTCTGATAGCTCATCTGAACCCCCTCACAGCCTTCTTGAAATCTATATTGCCAGTGTATATCGCCATGCCCACGACCGCTGAGTGCGCGCCCATCCTCTGGAGCTGGTCCAAGTCACCCATCGTCGTGATGCCGCCGGAGACAATCAAGGGTTTTGTGACTGCGGTCATCAGCGCCTGAATTGCAATAGGGTCTATCCCCTGCAGCCTGCCCTCCACCTCTATGTTCGTGTACAAGAAACCGAAGATCGGCAACTCATCCATCTCCGCTGCAACGGACAGCAGCTCCTTTCCGGAGCTCTCCTGCCAACCTTTGATGAGGACTTCGTTTGAGACAGCGTCTATCGCAACGACTATACTCTCTGGATATTCGCTTGCCAGCTTCTCGATGAAGGGTCTATCCTGGATGGCCCTTGTGCCAACGATGACCCTTTCACAACCAATGTCGAACAGCCTCTGGACCTGCGCCTCCGACCTTATGCCTCCCCCGACCTGCACCGGGATATCGACCGCAGCAATCACCATCTCGACCAGGGATTCATTGTTGCCAGTGCCAAGGGCTGAGTCAAGGTCGATCACGTGGATCATCTCGGCGCCGTCCTTCTCCCACCGCCTAGCGACTCCCATGACATCCTCGATCCTCACCTTCTCAGTGCCCGGTTTTCCACCGACAAGCTGGACGCAGCTACCTCCCTTGACATCGATTGCCGGTATGACCTTCAAGCTGACCCCTCCGCCAACTTCACGAAGTTCTCTAGTAATCGCAACCCCGCGGGACCGCTCTTCTCTGGATGGAACTGCACGCCGCAGACCACACCCTGGCGTACCGCAGATGCGAACCTCTCACCGTATTCGGTCTCTGCTATCTCGACCTTTGCCTTCGACCTGCAGATGTACGAGTTCGCGAAATAGAACTGGGTCACGTGCGGGATTCCACTGAAGAGAGGGTCGTCCCGGGCAACGACATCGTTCCAGCCCATCTGGGGTATTCGGCCGCTCTTCAGCTTCTTGACATCTCCTTTCAGTATGCAGATGCCTTCACCGGGTGATTCCTCGCTACGCTCGAAGAGTATCTGCATGCCGAGACAGACGCCCAGTGTGGGCGTGCCTCCGTTGATCGACTTCCTCAGGTCAGGGAGCCTTGGTCTGAGCACATCCATGGCGGCGCCAAAGGCTCCCACGCCAGGGAAAACAATGCAGTCGGCCGAGAGCAGCAACTTTGGGTCTGTCACGATCTGGACCTCTGCTCCCGCCCTCTCCAGCCCCTTGGAGATACTGAACAGGTTCCCGACACCATAGTCCATTAGGGAAATCCTCATTGCTGCCCTCCAACAAGTAGATGCTCCAACTTTTCCAGCAACTTGTCGAGCATTTCCCTCGGCCCGACCGTCACCCTGACATGGTTCTCAAGCAGCGGGTACGCGTTGCAGTCCCTAATTGCCACCCCCTCTCCTCTCAGCGCCGACACCAACGCCGTGCTCGGAACAGGCGATTTGCACAACAGGAAATTACAGTCCGAAGGATAGACAATGAACCCCAACGATTCCAGCTTCGGGGCGAGGTAGGCACGCTCTGTCTTCATCCTGGAGACCATCTGGTGAACCCATTCTCGGTTGTCCAATGCGTTCACTGCCACGGCCTCTGCGAAGGAATTGAGTCCGAACGGAGTTCTGACCGCCCGGAGCTCGTCTATGACCTCCTTCCTGGAAATCGCATAGCCGATTCGGAGCCCCGCAATCCCATAGGCTTTGGAGAAGGTCCTCATATCGAGGGAGTGTTCAGAGTTCATGACCTCTTGCAGCATGTTTGAGCCACAGAAGTCAGCGTATGCCTCGTCCAGCATGACGAGCCCGAACGATTCGTTCAATATTCGTCTCACCGCGGCCATGTCGAATAGACGGGCTGTCGGATTGTTCGGCTGACAAATCGCAACGATCTTCGCGCGCTCTTCCAAGATCGGCTCTGCATCTAGCGAGAAGTCTTTCCTCAGCATCTTCTCGGCAATCCTCGCCAAGTGCAACCTGCCGTAGAACTTGTACATGCTGAACGTCGGCGTGGGCGAACAGAGTGCATCGCCTGGGTTGATGAAGCACTTCGAAGTGATGTCGAGCAACTCATCTGACCCGTTCCCCACTATCACCTCGTCCGAGGAGACCCCGAACTCGGAAGCGATCCTTTCCCTTAGCGCATCCGAGCTCTCGCTGGGATACGCCCAGAGCCTTGAGAAGTCGAACCTCTCTGCCGTTTCAATTGCAGCTGGGTTCACACCGAATAGGTTCGCGTTGTCGTTGAGAAGGACCATGTCCTTCCTCGATATGGAATAGGTGGGCTTCGCCAGTGTTCCCAGCGTCTTCCGCTTCAGCTCGCCGACGGACGTCATTTGCTCATTCTCCTCGAACGGGTCAAAGCCGCCTCCGCGTGAGCGGGAAGACCTTCCGAACGCGCCAAGACGTTCACGATCTTAGATAGCTTGATCGCTCCCGCCTCGCTAATGCTCTGGTACGGTATGATCTTGAGGAAATCATAAACCGAGAGCGAAGAACGCATCGAGGCAACGCCCTTCGTCGGGAGAATATGGTTGGTACCTGAACAGTAATCCCCGAATGCCACCGAGGAGTACCTCCCAAGGAATACGGAGCCGGCGTTCCTGACGTCATCAAGGAGGCGGTCTGGTTTCCCGACATCAAGAAGCAGGTGTTCAGGGGCGTAA harbors:
- a CDS encoding CopG family ribbon-helix-helix protein is translated as MAIVSISVPEELLGRFDEVLATKGFRSRSDAVRESMRSFVDEVEWESAEGENQIVITMIYDEIGPRGELSVLQHRYEEIQMMLHLHIEKGQCMEVFIARGPNSRLREILGKIRKVKGVRSIRFISTSRSID
- a CDS encoding histidinol phosphate phosphatase domain-containing protein, whose translation is MRARRCDFHMHTTLSDGDLLPMEMIRRAAAADHRAIALTDHASFSNIEEVVRALEKDCEKSDAWGIQAIPGVELTHVPVRYLDDAIRKSRKAGAELIVVHGETPVEPVEKGTNGKAVANPDVDILAHPGMISADEVELAAENDVYLEITCRGGHSLANGHVASLAREMKAKLVVNTDAHSTEDLSSMAFSNTVARGAGMLPEEIRAALVSAPEEILKRLGRL
- a CDS encoding bifunctional phosphoribosyl-AMP cyclohydrolase/phosphoribosyl-ATP diphosphatase HisIE, yielding MSEKQELVPVIVQDVRNNNVLMLAYMNEEALKLTKKTGLMHYWSRSRNAIWKKGETSGNFQKCVELMTDCDGDAMLARVEQTGVACHTGSYSCFYKEPIHQSDVVSQLWKVFAERKATESESSYTVKLLKNRNLLLKKIAEESSEVIIAAKDKSREEIVYEAGDLLYHLMVLLFDEGITMDDIYGELEGRRK
- the hisF gene encoding imidazole glycerol phosphate synthase subunit HisF; this translates as MPLTKRIIPCLDVKDGVVVKGVCFKNLRSVGDPPELAVEYQNQGADEIVFLDVNASVAGAETLRAAVQKTAETLFIPLTVGGGIRSFADVRATLKAGADKTSINSAAVEKPSLIAECAEAFGSQCMVVAIDAKRSSNDCWEVFTYSGTRATGIDAIEWSKEVCERGAGEILLTSMDADGTKMGFDIELTRQVVRAVNVPVIASGGCGTIDHIFEVLTKGEADAALAASIFHFGEHTVADVKRVLESKGVSIRKGAG
- a CDS encoding imidazoleglycerol-phosphate dehydratase; its protein translation is MSYQRSARKAELTRKTKETIIRLKLNIDGSGRCKCEMPDEFLRHMVETLAKYSGVDLEITAEGDIAHHLVEDVAIAIGRAFREALGDGPIKRIASATVPMDESLVQVTVDLIDRPFAHFDVPDQMYEHFVRSFAMELRATVHSVVLRGKDHHHIVEATFKALGLALKDAMASSATTLSTKSNVKWRIA
- a CDS encoding 1-(5-phosphoribosyl)-5-[(5-phosphoribosylamino)methylideneamino]imidazole-4-carboxamide isomerase, whose protein sequence is MKVIPAIDVKGGSCVQLVGGKPGTEKVRIEDVMGVARRWEKDGAEMIHVIDLDSALGTGNNESLVEMVIAAVDIPVQVGGGIRSEAQVQRLFDIGCERVIVGTRAIQDRPFIEKLASEYPESIVVAIDAVSNEVLIKGWQESSGKELLSVAAEMDELPIFGFLYTNIEVEGRLQGIDPIAIQALMTAVTKPLIVSGGITTMGDLDQLQRMGAHSAVVGMAIYTGNIDFKKAVRGFR
- the hisH gene encoding imidazole glycerol phosphate synthase subunit HisH: MRISLMDYGVGNLFSISKGLERAGAEVQIVTDPKLLLSADCIVFPGVGAFGAAMDVLRPRLPDLRKSINGGTPTLGVCLGMQILFERSEESPGEGICILKGDVKKLKSGRIPQMGWNDVVARDDPLFSGIPHVTQFYFANSYICRSKAKVEIAETEYGERFASAVRQGVVCGVQFHPEKSGPAGLRLLENFVKLAEGSA
- the hisC gene encoding histidinol-phosphate transaminase, which produces MTSVGELKRKTLGTLAKPTYSISRKDMVLLNDNANLFGVNPAAIETAERFDFSRLWAYPSESSDALRERIASEFGVSSDEVIVGNGSDELLDITSKCFINPGDALCSPTPTFSMYKFYGRLHLARIAEKMLRKDFSLDAEPILEERAKIVAICQPNNPTARLFDMAAVRRILNESFGLVMLDEAYADFCGSNMLQEVMNSEHSLDMRTFSKAYGIAGLRIGYAISRKEVIDELRAVRTPFGLNSFAEAVAVNALDNREWVHQMVSRMKTERAYLAPKLESLGFIVYPSDCNFLLCKSPVPSTALVSALRGEGVAIRDCNAYPLLENHVRVTVGPREMLDKLLEKLEHLLVGGQQ